A genome region from Mercenaria mercenaria strain notata unplaced genomic scaffold, MADL_Memer_1 contig_5090, whole genome shotgun sequence includes the following:
- the LOC128554523 gene encoding uncharacterized protein LOC128554523: MPLPHDIKEKWRSLLTNLNSVTITTFPRYYFENTPLTSNYTCIHIFCDASLLSYGATAYVCRDNQSTFMMAMTRLAPLKKLTLSRLELMTAVIGSRLCKLLQKNTSIPQIYLWSDSQIVLYWLQTSKTLQRFVRNRVTEIRELTENRKWRYCPTKDNPADLVTSGISTSHFKNSDL; the protein is encoded by the coding sequence ATGCCCTTACCGCACGacataaaagaaaaatggcgTAGTTTACTTACAAACTTGAATTCCGTGACAATCACTACGTTTCCTAGATACTACTTTGAGAATACACCGCTTACATCCAACTACACCTGTATTCACATATTCTGCGACGCTAGTTTGTTATCTTATGGTGCTACGGCATACGTATGCAGAGATAACCAGTCTACATTCATGATGGCTATGACGCGTCTTGCTCCGTTGAAAAAGTTAACGTTATCGAGGTTAGAACTGATGACTGCAGTGATTGGTTCCAGACTCTGTAAGCTACTGCAGAAAAACACCAGCATACCACAGATATACCTTTGGTCAGACAGTCAGATTGTGTTGTACTGGCTCCAGACGTCCAAGACACTCCAGCGATTCGTTAGGAACCGTGTGACTGAAATCCGCGAGCTGACCGAAAACCGGAAATGGAGGTATTGCCCGACGAAGGACAATCCCGCAGATTTAGTCACCAGTGGAATTTCGACATCGCACTTCAAGAACAGTGATCTATAG